Within the Sarcophilus harrisii chromosome 2, mSarHar1.11, whole genome shotgun sequence genome, the region AGAATAGCAATATGTctgtttgttcttttcctttgcctcttgggTACCTCAGGACTTCTAAAACACCATTCTAACTCCCAGCTAGTTCATTCCAAAGAATAACCATGGAAAGGTCCAGATGGAATAAAGGTTCTTAGAATTAATTGGGAAtagcttcttcctttcctttccactcAAATACTGAAGATCAGCCTCCataaaaaaaggctttttaaaatttccactgCCTTCACCCTAATTTATGCCTACACAGTGACAATAATCTCCTGGCCAATCTTCCTGCCTTTGGTTTCACTCAATAATCCTTTCTAGTATTGTGACCAGCATTcatctgaccatatcactttTCTGATCAAAGCCTTCAGTGGCTCTTCACTGTTTATGTAATAAAATTCATTGAATGTGATAGCCTTGCCCCCAAGGACTCCTATACTCTGTCTTCAGCCTTTCTTTCTTGATTTATCTCCCACTGTTCACTTACAAATAGCCTTTGCATCAGCCAAATCAGACTAGTAATCATTTCATGCAAATATTCCATTCTCTTCCCCCTTCAGtaccttttctaaaataaattttacttatgCTTTCAGGGTTTACAGTTATTTCCCAGtatatgttctctctctcccttacccaTTTATATCCTCCCTTATAACAATGAAAGTCAGGAAAGAAAAACTGTTTAATACTGTTCTCTCATGGCATCTCCTTGTTTATAATGTCCTCCTTTCTCTACTTCTCTACACAATTTCTGCCTGTCAAAATCCTACACATCCTTTTAGGCCCATCAAATGCCACCCTAAAATTGGTGTAATAATTTTAGCgttgaaaagaattttagagatcatgTAATACATGTTCCTAATCGGTGCAAGAGCCCCCTCTATGGTATCCCCAAGGGTAAATAGTCATCCAGATTCCCTTCAGATCCTTTCCATATGGAGAACTCACAAGCCCTTGGCATTTTTTTctcagctctaattgttaagatcCTGCTTGCCTGGAGGGAAGCCTGGCTTCCCGTAATTTATAACTATTGGTTCTAATTCTGACTCCTGGAACCATCCTGAATTGAGTCTAGTCCTTTTTGAAGGCAAGTAAACTTACCATCTCATCCACACCTCACATGGTAGCCTGATGCAGAGCtataaaactgaaatagaaataaggggcatttttttgttctgattcttctttcagaacaagattaatatggaaatatgttttacatgattgggCTTGTATAACTATATTGacttgcttgctgtcttggggagaaaaaaattaaaactcaaaatcttacaaaaatgaatgttttaagctgtctttacttgtaattgaaaaaataaaatacaattaagtgcaaattttttaaatttgattttttaaaaaatattatctctgtattactgtattttaatttattttattaaatatttttcaactaCATTCTAATCCTATTTAGCAGTACTCAAGAGTATTGTTTATTTGATATCTTTGGTGTACTGGATAGAAAGATGATCTcagctcaaagggctataaaactgtgcagtgccactactgggtctgtatcccaaagaaatcataaaggaggggataggacccacatgtgcaaaaatgtttgttgaagctttttttgtagtggcaaagaattggaaaattagtagatgtccatcaattaaggaatggctgaataagttatggtatatgaaggtaatggaatattattgttcgataaaaaatgaacaagatgattttagaaaagcttgtaaagatttacatgaactgatactgagcgaaacaagcagaaccaggaatacattgtacatataacaacaagattatgcaatgatcaactatgaaatccCATCTGTATACAGAGAGAAaactctggagactgaatgtaaatcaacacatactatgttcatttcttttttttttcttttgttttttttttccacttgtggttttccccttttgttctgatttttctctcccaacacacaTGATTCATATagcaatatgtatttaaaaaattaatgtacatgtataaccaggaaAAAGACATCacgaatcaatcaaacaaaatttaaaaagaaaaatagaataaaatgtaaaatacttaattggaaaaacaacattGGAAGAATGATGAGAATCTAGGgaagaaggtaggaagaaaggggggaaattggaatacaagattttgcaagagtcaatggtgaaaaattatccttacatatgttttgaaaataaaaaacttcagtAAAAAAAGATTGCATTCCTGATTAGGTCCATGATGGAAGGAGACTAAATGTAGTGatccttaataaaataaataataaagctcAAGTCATTGGCttgaaatgaaggggaaaaaaaaagaatgatgggaGTACCTGAAGatcatgatcaaaaaataaaaatgaataataaaaaaaagacaactcaGAGTTAAGAAAACTAGAGCTTAACTCCCATCTCTTTACACATACCAGTGTGAttttggccaaatcatttaaccttttaggATCCAATTAGTTTTCTAAGACTACCTGTGAAAAAGCATTTGCAGATTTTACATTGTTGGAGAAAGTTTCCTCGTTAGATTTCCTATTCTTAGTGAAATCTCcaagcctttttatttttctggttatacatgtacattaattgaTTTTGGTATGCCATATTTTTGAGACCtcttatcaaatgagataaacaaGAGCACTTTAGTGTGGTatatggtagatgcttaataaatgtttcttcccttctcccattccCCTTCTCATTTGCCAGTTTTGATCATCTTCCTCTTAATCTACTCATTTCTCAGTGAGGCACTTGGAACTTAAGTCCATACTTCAGATATTGTCTTTCTAGTACAGAATATAACAGAATTATGGTCTGCTTTGATCTAGATGCTATATTTACCTTAATTCAGCCCAAGATTACGtgaacttttcttatttttcacatcttttaaaaaaatatttcctccaattatatgtaaaaacgattttaacattctttttaaaaatttttacacacCACACTTTTAACTCATACTGAACTTATAGCCAACTAAAGCCCCTAGAACTTTCTCCATGAATTGCTACCTAGTCATGTCTTCACCATGCCATAGTTCTGCTGTTAATTTTATATGGtcatttgcaaactttaaaagtttaaaataaatggcTGATATTgatatggtgctttaagatttataaaactacTTCATATGCATGACATCATTTAATAGTCAAGTTATATCATCTCATGTGATACCTTCATCTAAGTCTATGATAATTATTGATGAGAAATTTCTTCATTCCATGATCATCTCCTAATTAGACACGGTCTCCCTTCCTCTAATACTTGAGTGAACTTTCCCCCTCCACTTTTCTTGTGGCAGTTACCATATCCTACCTTAGATTATCATTatttgaacatgtataaccttcCCAAATAGATTGTGAATTCTCTGAGATCAGGCACCCTAGCATGTCTAGGAAATCCGAAACTATTTGTCGAATGAATGAATTTGTCTCTCTTACAGATTAGGAAAGAAGAGGGAGCACTCATTTTACTACTAAGCATcaattaataagcacttattaagtgcctcttATTTGAATCTGTTAATGAGTCTGAGATTCCTGGAGCAAAGAGGATTATTCCTGGATCTGTGTTCCATGTGATTCCCTTACAGTCTCAAGGGACATCAGACTTCCTGGGGAGAGTCACAAGATCACAGATAAAGAAAGGACCTTAGGCATCCTCTAGTACAAAATGTTTGTGACGTAGATACAGTCTGATATAGCAGTGGGATGAAATCTATTTTTCCCATctcacatatttttaaatacataaaataaaatgtaccagattaagaaaaaaaatacgaTGAAATGCAGCTAttgtgtatacatatccatagaaTTATGTTCTAAGACCCCTTCACGCTCTGAAATGTTGTGAATTTCACATTTTCccaacacactcacacacacagagaaagctATCTTTATAGCTTCATTCTTTCCCATACCAGGTTTTCAGCACCCAATGTATGTATGAATGATCAAAGAATCTATCaccgtgcacacacacacaaattcccacaccccagattaagaactttcaaattttattcttttcacagCCACAGAAAGAAAACCACAGGCAAGTAAAGTAACTTGTCGTAGGTCTCTCATGCTAGCCTAGGACACATGgtggatttgaatccaaggctTCTTGGCTCCAGAGCCACTCTCAGCTTTGCAGCTCACTGCCTTTCATTCAGATACAGCTGCTTAGTCAGGGACAGGTTAACACAGATGCCTAGAAGAATTGCAGAGGCAGAGAGTGTAGATAGAGATCTGTGCATTATTCATGGGAAAGACTCCACCCCCCAGGGCCAAGGGACTTAAAGGGAGCTGAGGGAAGGAAGCGCAGAGGGGAGTTGGAGAGAAATCCCAGAACAGGAGAAGGAGCCCGGGAAGCAACTAGACAGGGAGGGACAAGTCCTACAAGTAGTACAGAGTGGGATTTGGGTCCAAGATAAGCATGTCTTCTGAGCTGACTTGCCGACCTCTGCACCCTTGGCTCCTGAGTTGCCTGGTGTTCCTTGCTTTTCTATCCAGCACTTCTACATTCAGCCTGGACTTTGCAGAACATCGGAATAAAGCAGCCAAGATCAAAATCCATCCCAGAGGCAACCTCTGGGCCACAGGTACACTCATTGGGTTTGAGTAAATGTCTGGGGTGTCAGTTTTGTAGATGGGGCAGGGGTGAATGTTCTATGAACCTCCAAATGATAATTCCCTGACTTTCCCCCTCCCATAGAGAAGGTCctcttcccatttctctcctttccctccttccttctttagtTACCGTCCTCATTCCTTTCCTCTATCCCTCTGTTATTTGTTCTCAGAACACCCATTTTTGTCCTCTCTTTATactccctcttttccccattgATTATTCTGGCTCACCCTTCAAAGTTGTATAAATACCTTCCAagctgttcattcatttatttggtcTTTATAATATTCCTGTGAAGAgcatcatgggatcatagattcaggGCTGAAAGGAACCATAGAGTCCATCTGgtccaacttttcattttacagatgaggaaacaggctcagaaagAGTAAATGACTTGCTGGACCTGGGATAAATTCAGTCCCAGGTCCCATGATTCCCAATCAAATATTTCCTCCACTACACCAGGGGCATTGTTGTCACCTCCATTTTATAGGGGAAGAAACTAGGACTCAGCTTGAATGACTTGCCCCAGAAGATACAGCTAGCAAAGAACCGACCTAGAACTAGTTTCTTAATGCTTGGTCCCATCTGTTTATTCCTTTCAACATCCTATTCAtcaatttctctcctcttctcctgtCCTGGTtagccaggaaaaaaatagatgggACTTATATGCTTTCTCCAGTCTAGCCTTAATACCCAGAGACACAGGCACACACGGAAAAACACTAAATGTGGACAGATCCATGAAGAGATTAGCAAATATATTCACATTCCCCAATACATCGTGAGGAGGTGAGGGTATAAAGAATTGGCTAAGGGTTCTTGAAGTATcttgtggtacagtggaaagagcactcaGCAGGGCTGCAATTAGAGTACATCCATTTGAAATGCAGCTCTGCTCCCTGCTCACCTGCATAACCTTAGCTCCACCTCTGAAACCCTCGGCACTTCAGAAGTTTGgacttttttctgtaaaatgagggacttcGACTggatcaaagtttcttaaactgtgagttacGACCCCATATGTGAGTTGCTGAATATGAGAGTTGTGagattatgatttgttatcagtgatttgtatacctgttttatatacctgtatacctgggatcaaataaaaatttctcaggcataAAGAAGTTGCtgatggaaaaagtttaagaagccctggcctAGATGGTTTGTAAAGTCATTTACACCCAGGTAGTTTTCATCCTATGATTCTTTGGTTATTCATACCCTGGGTGCTGAAAAGCTGTGGTGGGAAGAAATAAGGCTGtagaggcacacacacacacacacacacacacatatttccaaACATCCCCACCtcaaccatatatatatattttatagacaaaaaaaGCTAAACCACAGAGAAGTTTGAAAGTTATCTGAGTTGACCAAATTAATGCATCAAAAGGAGGAATTGAGATCTCCCGAATCTCAGGTCAGTGGTCATTCTCTCAAATCACCTAGTCTCAAGTCacccctctcattttctttttccccaactTGCTACTTTATATCCCTTGACCTTTCCAAAATCTCTACTTTCTTTTCCAGGTCACTTCATGGGCAAGAAAAGTGTGGAGCCCCTGGCGTTCTCATCTCCTGACACAACTTCCCGCACCACCCTGGAGGAAATGAAAGATCGGCTAAGTCATGAGTTAGTTAGGATTCTCCGGCTAAAGAAATCCCTGGGCATGAACGAAGAGGGCCCTGCAGTGAGTGCCCAGGTGATCTGGCCCCACCACCCTGCCCACAGCCCAAAGGGACAGAGGAGAAATGTGGTTGGGGGAACAATGAATATTTGTGATGACATGGAAAGCTCATCCCTATATTCTTGAGTGCCTTTCCTGTAGCAGGAAAGGATGCAGGTCTTCCCTAGAGTAGGCTCTCGATCACCTTAACGCTTGGTTAACTCCATTCTCAGGTTCCCAGAGCTGGAGGCTTTGCTGTGATGAaccctctcagggttgttgtgaagatcagatgagatatttgaacaacacttagcacagtgcttggcacatagtgcttaataacaattatttcccatttccatTCTTCCATctcaacaactctgggaaataggtGGAACAAGgattatttattcccattttccagatgaaaaccTGTGGCTTGAATCAGGTTAGTTAGTGGAGCCAGAGTCTGAATCTTGGCATTCTAACTTTTTGCCCAATGCCCTCTCATGTTTATAACACATTTTGTgatttacagagcactttacaaacattagcagaccctggacttggagtcaggatgaaCTGAATTTGCAGatacttgctatctgtgtgaccctgttgAAATCACTTAATTCACCTGAGCCTCTGTTCCCTTACCTGTTAAGTGGTTGTAATAGGGTCAGagagttggtgcagtggataaagcaccagctctggCATCAAGAggacctaaatttaaattcagcctcagacacttaaaaatttcctagctttgtgatccaaggcaagtcacttaataaaccCAACTgcctctcaaaagaaaaaaaagatttaaaatggtggtaatagcatctacctcacagggttggtgtgagaatcaaatgaggtactATATGTGAAACACCAAGTGAACCTTAAAATGGcatacagggtgtcccaaaagtcttagtgcagttgtATTACTGTTTAAACTTAAATAGCACAGTGGAATTTTAAGCTTTAGTAacttaaaactgcattaaaatTTTGGGGGTGCCCTACATACATATGAACTTTTATTATTTAAGCCTCAGGACTACTCTTTGAGATAAGTAAGTAGTACAAGTATTGTGATCCTCAtttaatagaaggggaaaatgaagctGATCAAAGTGATCTAGGTCCTCTGCCTTTGAACAGTGATATTCTATTACATCATTTGCCTTCCTAAAATTGTTATCTTATTTTAGAAAACCTGCTATCTACCATGAAAGCTAGGGATAATATCTAATGCCACTTAAGCCTGTAACATATAACTAATTTTAATATTGACCTACATAAAGGATAATTAGGAAGATTGTATTTGCTTCTTCTGCCAGCAAAATAATCACATTAATTTTATCAATACTATTTTTGGAGCATTCATTCCAATTTTTCAATTCATCAATACAAgtcatttataaatttaactccacaagtatttatcaagtatttactGGGTGCTGGGTCCTGGGTATCTAATAGCAAGGGGTTAGAATGATCCCTGTTACAACAGTATTGTCTATACTGGCCCTGTACTCTTTGAGATTTTGTGCCTGGGATACCAGGTGAGGAGAATTACATCATTTTTTGGTCAGACAAATAACTGCTATGTTATTTTtcccaatccaatccaataataATTTGctgagcatctactatgtacaagcTTCGTGCTTGgcttctggggatacaaagactaGAC harbors:
- the NMB gene encoding neuromedin-B, with product MSSELTCRPLHPWLLSCLVFLAFLSSTSTFSLDFAEHRNKAAKIKIHPRGNLWATGHFMGKKSVEPLAFSSPDTTSRTTLEEMKDRLSHELVRILRLKKSLGMNEEGPAVSAQDLWMLVQQLEK